Genomic window (Paenibacillus sp. PK3_47):
CCGTATGCGGACCCGCATGTACGGTGGTGTGAGAGGACGGGGGCTTGCCGCCTCCTCCTACTCGATTCTTCCCTCTATGTTATTGCTCAGCGCCGCGTTTTTCCTGTTCCCGCAGTTCCACCCGGCGGATTTTGCCGGAGGTTGTTTTGGGCAGATCGGCGATAAATTCAATCTTGCGCGGATACTTGTAAGGTGCTGTCCATTCCTTGACATGGCTCTGCAGCTCCTTAACCAGCTCAGGGGAAGCCGCGCTTCCGTCTTTCAAGACTACAAAGGCTTTGACAATAGAACCCCGGATCTCGTCAGGACTGGCTACAACTGCGCATTCCTTGACCAAAGCGTGCTTCATCAGGGCTTCTTCTACCTCGAACGGGCCAATGGTATAACCAGAGCTGATGATAATATCATCACCCCGGCCTTCAAACCAGAAATAACCGTCCTCATCCTTGCGTGCCCGGTCTCCGGTAATAAAATATTCCCCTTGCGAGCTGTTCGCCTTGCGCTCAGGATCCTTGTAATAGCTCTTGAACAGGGCCGGCATACTTAGATGCACAGCAATATCCCCTACTACACCCGGAGGTACCGGGTTTCCTTTTTCATCAATAACCTCAGCAATGCCTGGTGCAATTGATTTCCCCATGGAGCCTGCGCGGATAGGGTCATCCTTGAGTGCCGCGATAATCAGTGTGCTTTCTGTTTGCCCGTAGCCGTCGCGGATCGTCAGACCGAAGTGCTCCTGGAAAGTTCGGATGACTTCCAAATTAAGCGGCTCGCCGGCGGATACTGCACAGCGCAGCTTGGACAGGCCGTATTGCGCAAGCCCTTCCGTTTTGGCCATCAGGCGGTACTCCGTCGGTGTGCAACATAATACCTGGATCTCCTGATCCTGCAGCAGCTGCAGATACCGGTCCGGATGGAACGGGCCATTATATACGAAGCCGGTTGCTCCATTGCCAAGCACAGTCAGGAAGGGACTCCAAATCCATTTCTGCCAGCCCGGTGCCGCCGTAGCCCAGACCGTATCCGATTCACGGATCTCCAGCCACTGGGGAGAGGTGATCCGCAAATGGGCGTAACCCCATCCATGGCTGTGCACTACGGCTTTTGGATTGCCGGTCGTACCGGAGGTGTAGGCCAGGATTGCGATATCATCGCGGTGAGTCACCACGGAAGTGAAAGAGTCCGGCTGGCCTGTCATGAGGCTTTCCAGATCAGTCCAACCTGTGCTCAGTTCCTCTGCATTACCGGATACTGACAGCCGGTAATCAAGCGCAGGCAGGTCTTCATCGATCTTGTTCACTTCACCTGTCACCTCGTTCCATACGATGACAGCCCGGGCTTCGGAATGACGCAGGCGGTAGGACAAGTCCTTGGCCCGGAGCATTTCGGAAGAGGGGATTACTGCCAGCCCCAGCTTCAGGCAGGCGAGATAAATTACGTAGGCAATAATCTGCCGCGGAACCATCACTAAGACCCGGTCCCCTTGTGTAAGACCAAGACCGGCAAGTCCGCCGGCCAGCCGGTTGGCCTGTGCCAGAAGTGCCCCGTAAGTAATCTCTTCATATGCTCCATTCTGGTGCAGCAATTTAAGGGCAAGCTTATCGGAAGGATGACGCTCCATTTCCGAAGTCAGATTATAAAATTCAGGTGCAACGTACCGCTGATTGTCCAAAAGAACCTCTCCTATAGTCAGAATGGTAAAGCTAAATCCAAAGCCAAAGCTTAAAACAATACCTATAGTATAGCACGTTATCCTAGTACCAGATGCTAAATGATACCGGGGATCTCTTAAGAAATGTGGCTATTTTGTTATAATAATGAAAAAGGCGCTAGTACAGACGGGAACGTGTCCTTCTAATGGAATTGATATTTGTATCATGATTTGCCCGGGGGCAGCAGATTATTCCCGGGGCTGCTATGGTAGAAGAGCGTAATGAATACAAACGGATGATCGCAAGGTTATTTTAAAATTCGCAGAAAGCGGGCGCTATTTATGAGTCATACTACCTTTAATGAAATATTCGCAATTATGGAGGCTTCTTTTCCGGTCAGTGAAATCAGAACCTTTCAAGAGCAGAAGGCGCTGCTGGAGAATCCGGATTACCGGCTTTATACGGAGTGTGACCCTAAGGGGAAGCTGATGGGGTTCCTGGCTGCCTGGGAGTTTGCGGAGTTCCGGTTTGTTGAACACATTGCGGTGAATCCGGAAACAAGGGGAGGCGGTATCGGTAAAAAGCTGATGAGTGAATATATCGCTGCGTCAGACAAGCCAGTTCTGCTGGAGGTCGAGCCGCCGGCAGGTGAACTGGAGCAGCGGAGGATCGGCTTTTATAACCGGCTGGGCTTTCAGCTTAACAATTTTGATTATGTTCAACCCCCGCTTCGTCCAGGCCAGGCTGACCTGCCGCTGTGCATCATGACCTATCCGCAGCTGCTCAGTTTAGAGGAGTTCAACCGGTTCAGAAAGCTTTTGTACACAAAAGTATATAAGGTACCCGCAGACTACCCGCATTAAAGCTACCCTGACATTCCGCCCGTGCTCTCTTACTGAGATACGCGGGCTTTTTGAATTACTTCTTTACAATCACGATACAAGTTGGAAACAAGTTATTGGTTTAATAAATGTACAGCAAGCAGCACAACAAA
Coding sequences:
- a CDS encoding AMP-binding protein, with product MERHPSDKLALKLLHQNGAYEEITYGALLAQANRLAGGLAGLGLTQGDRVLVMVPRQIIAYVIYLACLKLGLAVIPSSEMLRAKDLSYRLRHSEARAVIVWNEVTGEVNKIDEDLPALDYRLSVSGNAEELSTGWTDLESLMTGQPDSFTSVVTHRDDIAILAYTSGTTGNPKAVVHSHGWGYAHLRITSPQWLEIRESDTVWATAAPGWQKWIWSPFLTVLGNGATGFVYNGPFHPDRYLQLLQDQEIQVLCCTPTEYRLMAKTEGLAQYGLSKLRCAVSAGEPLNLEVIRTFQEHFGLTIRDGYGQTESTLIIAALKDDPIRAGSMGKSIAPGIAEVIDEKGNPVPPGVVGDIAVHLSMPALFKSYYKDPERKANSSQGEYFITGDRARKDEDGYFWFEGRGDDIIISSGYTIGPFEVEEALMKHALVKECAVVASPDEIRGSIVKAFVVLKDGSAASPELVKELQSHVKEWTAPYKYPRKIEFIADLPKTTSGKIRRVELREQEKRGAEQ
- a CDS encoding GNAT family N-acetyltransferase produces the protein MSHTTFNEIFAIMEASFPVSEIRTFQEQKALLENPDYRLYTECDPKGKLMGFLAAWEFAEFRFVEHIAVNPETRGGGIGKKLMSEYIAASDKPVLLEVEPPAGELEQRRIGFYNRLGFQLNNFDYVQPPLRPGQADLPLCIMTYPQLLSLEEFNRFRKLLYTKVYKVPADYPH